Within Winogradskyella helgolandensis, the genomic segment TCTCATTTAGAGTTGATGCTATAGAATTCAAATTATTTTGTGAAGTGGTTCTAACAGCATCACCTAAACCAAATTGGGCGGGATAACCAAGAACATATTCTACATTGTAAATAACAGGTGTATACGCATTAAACAAATAAAAAGTACATTCTTCGTCTTTTAATAATTGTACAGCGTAATTTATTGCATTCCGAGAATTTTCGGAAAAATCGGTGGGAAGTAGAATGGATAACATGATAATTGTTTTAAAATTCTCTACTAAAAGTAAAGCGTTGAAAAACAAAAAACAATGATATATATCAGACAGAATTTTTCAAAAAAAGCATCCAGTTAAAAATAACTGGATGCTTTCATTGATTAATAGCAAACATTATAGTTATTGTAATAATAACTAATCAAAGTTAATTTCTCTTTATATTAAAAGACATGATATATATCAGTAATTAATTTAATTTATAATATTATTTATCTAATTAAGGACTTTAAAAAGGCACAATATTATAAGCTACATTAAGTAAAAAGACGCCAATCAAAAACAATAAGGTATAAATCACTTGCACCATTTTTATATTAATAATCTCTAACCAATATACAGTTGGTTTGGGAAACATAAACAAGGCCAATCCAAAAAACAAAGATGTCCAACCTATAAGGGTAATGATTAGTTTATAATTAGGTTCCCATATATTGTGAAACAGCGTATTTAAGAGTCCCACAATTATGGCTACAAACGAAAAAATAATTAAAAATTTTTGATCTTTAAGATCGTTAAAAATCTGCTTAATACGTTTTGGGTTTAGACTTAAAATTAAAAAGAAAATAATAAGGTACCATCCCCAAAACTTTGCTAAAAAAATTGAATTGTCCATAATTAAAGTATTTTATTCATGTAAGACCAAAAATGGTATATTGGTGTGATACGTGATTTTTTCTACATTGGAATGAAATAATATACTCTGAAAATAATTGAGATTCTTAGCCACCATAACAATCATATCAATATCTCTACTTTCAACAAAGCATTGTATAGCATCTTCTACTTTTCCATTTGTTAGAAAATGAAAACTAGGTTTAAATTCTTCAAAATAATCGTTTAAAACATCTTTATTTTCAAGTTGTTCTGTATTTAATTGTCCCCCTTTTTTATGAATATGTATGATACGTAAACTTGCTTCTAACGTTTTTAAGATATTGGTAAAAGTCTGAAGCGGCAATAAATCATAAGAAAGATTAAAATCTGTTGGAAATGCAATTTCCTTAATGGGTTTATATTTAGCATCCTCTGGAACCACTAGAGTTGTACATTTCACTTTTGTAATAACATCACCTGTATTACTTCCAACAATATATTCTTTAAGCCCTGATGCACCTTTAGTCCCCATCACTAAAAGATCTATCTTTTTTTTGTTAACATATTTTCTAATAGATTCTAAGAAAAAACCATGATCAGTTAAGGTATAAAACTTATGGTTTTTATTAGGCTTGTGCTGTTCTCCAAGTTCTTTAAGTAAGGTTCTTAATTTTTGCTTTGAAGGTTTAATATAGATATCCTCAATTTGATCTGCAGTTGGCACATAGCCCGTATCTCCTGCCATAAAGGTATCTACTCTACTAACGTGAAGCAAATAAAAATTGCATGCAACTGGTTCAAAAAAGTCAATGGCATAAGAAATGGCATTCCACGAGTTTTCAGAAAAATCTGTTGGTAATAAAATGTTCATCGTTTAAATTTCTTAGGATATACAAATCTAAATCGATGAGCAGTATTAAAATATGATATCGGTCATATTGAACTCGATTAAACTTTTTAATTCACTAAAATTCAAAAAAGCTTAGATGAATTAACGAACCAATGTGCTTGCAAATCAATTGATATCATGTAATTTTTGAAGGTCTAGAATTTTAATATTTCGACCTTGCATTTGTATGATTCCTTTCTTCTTAAAGTCTGACATCGTTCTAATCAATGTTTCAGTAGCAATACCTGCAACACTTGCTAAATCATTTCTAGAAATGACAATAGGATCACCTGGTTTTGAATTTAATTTTTTTGCAAACCTCAAAATTGTAGCCGCTGTTTTTCGCTGTACAGAACTGTAAGCCATTTGCAATAATTGGTCCTTAACACCAGTGATGTCTTCGGTTAATAGCTGAATGACTTCTAATGTTAGTTTATGGTTACTATCCAAAACATCTGTTAATTCGGCTTTTGAAACTCCAGCCAATTCAACATCCTTCATGGCAATTGCAGTTTCTCTGTAAGGTATATTTTGGGTAAAAGAGGTATAGCCAAAAAGATCATCTTCAGAATGAAGCGCAGTTGTCAATTCCTTTCCATTAGTATCAAATTTATAACACTTAACTACCCCTTTTAGAATTAGATATATAAAGTTAGAGTTATGGCCTTCTTTATAAATAATTTCATTTTTAGGATAATTAAATATAGTACCATTATCGTCAAAAAAGTTTTTTAAGTCACTTAAGGTTCTTAATTCATCTTCATTCGTCTCTTTGGTATTTTGAAATGATTCTTGTTCTTCTTTTAATAACGCTACTTTGGCAATTCTACTTTCAATTGCATTTATTATTTCGTCTTCAGTAAAAGGTTTAGTGATATAATCATCGGCACCTAAATCCATACCTTTTCTCACATCTTGTCGTTCTGTTTTGGCTGATAAGAAAATAAAAGGAATAAACTTTGTGGCATTATCTTTAGAAAGTCCTTCTAAAACACCATAACCATCTAAAATAGGCATCATAATATCACAAACTATAATATCTGGTTGATGAGCTTTTGCCTTTTCGAGACCTATTTTTCCGTTG encodes:
- a CDS encoding universal stress protein; the encoded protein is MNILLPTDFSENSWNAISYAIDFFEPVACNFYLLHVSRVDTFMAGDTGYVPTADQIEDIYIKPSKQKLRTLLKELGEQHKPNKNHKFYTLTDHGFFLESIRKYVNKKKIDLLVMGTKGASGLKEYIVGSNTGDVITKVKCTTLVVPEDAKYKPIKEIAFPTDFNLSYDLLPLQTFTNILKTLEASLRIIHIHKKGGQLNTEQLENKDVLNDYFEEFKPSFHFLTNGKVEDAIQCFVESRDIDMIVMVAKNLNYFQSILFHSNVEKITYHTNIPFLVLHE
- a CDS encoding response regulator, producing the protein MKKVLLIEDDTVLRENTAELLELSNYEVLTAGNGKIGLEKAKAHQPDIIVCDIMMPILDGYGVLEGLSKDNATKFIPFIFLSAKTERQDVRKGMDLGADDYITKPFTEDEIINAIESRIAKVALLKEEQESFQNTKETNEDELRTLSDLKNFFDDNGTIFNYPKNEIIYKEGHNSNFIYLILKGVVKCYKFDTNGKELTTALHSEDDLFGYTSFTQNIPYRETAIAMKDVELAGVSKAELTDVLDSNHKLTLEVIQLLTEDITGVKDQLLQMAYSSVQRKTAATILRFAKKLNSKPGDPIVISRNDLASVAGIATETLIRTMSDFKKKGIIQMQGRNIKILDLQKLHDIN